The stretch of DNA CGGGATACTAATCCTTCTTTTCATCAGAGCCACTTTCCTCCGAGTCACGGGATTTGTTGCCATCGTGCTTGGGTTGTTTTCGCTCACGTGCCTCGCAGTGCCGCAGATGGCCTCTCTCCCTCCGGCTGAGGAAAAGATCGACATCGCCAGTATCAAGACCCCGACCGATATCGCGGCCATCGGGCAGACAGTGTTCTTCAGCAAAGGCCAATGTGCACTGTGTCATTCCATCGGCCCGAGTGAATCGGCCCGTTGCCCGGATTTGAAGGGAATCGGTGCAAAATTGAGCCGGGGATTCCTCTATGAAAGTTTGACGGATCCGCAGGCCTTCGTGTATCACGACTATCGGCATGGAGGGGTGCCGAAGGAATATCCGGCCACGATGCCCGCTATCAACAAGGATCCGATCGGCCTCTCGAAGAATGAAATTTTGGCCGTCATCGCGTTTCTACAACAGATGAGCGGGGAGCCGATCTCCATCAGCGCATCGGAACTCGAAATTCCGGGCCAGGCCCCATCAGCTCCAGTCAAAGCAGCCGAATCCGCACTTGTAGCCGACGCACACACGCACTAGGGAGGAACGTATGGGCGCGTTAGGTAAGCCGATCATCCTCATGGTAGCCATGTACTTGTTCTTGAAGTTTGTGCTGCCGAACATACCGGGCTCGGCGCCCCTTCCTTCCAGCTTGATTTTCCTCTACCTCCTCCTGACTGCCTCGGGTATCGTGATCTACGAAACATTGAGTGGAGAATCAAAAGATGCCTTCTGGGGACCGATGCAACGGTTCTTGACGGGAGAGGGTAGCGGAGGCTTGCAAGTGCTTCGCTACGGTGTCCTCATTCTGTTTCCTCTGCTGGTGGGGTGGGAAACGTATGGCAGCACAGCATCGAGCGATCTTCCACCGACGGAGGGCAGAACGATTCATCCTGCACCGCCTGGGGAGTACACAGGGCTGTCGAATCCTGTTCCCAAAACCCCTGAAAATATCATGCAGGGGAAGGGGTTCTACGCGGCCTTTTGCTCTCCTTGCCATGGTGGAAACTTCGATGGAAAAGGACCAGCCGCCCGCGGCTTCAACCCTCCTCCCGCCAATTTTGCCGATCCAACCACGATCGCGATGCTGCAAGAAAGCTATTTGTTCTGGCGCATTAAAAAAGGTGGCGTCGGACTCCCGATCGAAGGGGCGCCATGGAAGTCCGCCATGCCCCGTTGGGAAGTGGAATTGCCGGACGAATGGATTTGGAAGATCATCATGGGCGAATACGATGGGGCGCATCAATCTCCACGAACCTGGGAATAAAGGAGAGGAACAGCGCGAGAGAGTGAGTGGTGTAGAGAGAACGAGGCCAGCATGAAGCCGGTGAATCATATGATGAAGCAGGTTCTGTGGGGTGGAGCGGCCGTAATTGTGACCCTGGTCCTCTACGGAGCACCGTTCAGCTTTGCCCAAGAGAGCGTGGCGGTTCGAGCCGCGCTCGTGACCGGCGGGCTGCCCCTTGACGATCCGAACGCCGCAGCCTGGAGCAGTGTGGCACCGGCCTCCTTCCCAATGTCGCCACAGGTGCATTGGCCGAACCGGATTCAAGAAGTCACAGTCAAAGACGTGTCCGTGCGCGCGCTGCACGATGGGAAACAGGTCGTTTTTCTTCTGGAATATGCCGATCCCACTCAAGATCCGGACGATGGCGCGGCGCTCGAGTTCATGGTTGGGGACAAGAAGGCACATTTTGCCCATGGACAACCGATGCTGCAGGTGGAAGGTGGACCGGTCAACATTTGGTTTTGGAAGAATAAGGCGAACAAGGCCGTCGATATGAGTGCGAAAGGATTCGGCACATTGAAGCCGCAAGTGCATCAAGACGTGAACGCAAAAGCCGCCTACTCAAACGGCAAGTGGAAGATAGTCTTTTCCCGCAATCTCTCGAACGAACATCCCGATGAAGATGTTCAAATTACACCGGGGCAATTTATCAGCATCGCCTTTGCGGTGTGGGACGGCCGAAAAGATGCCGCGGGTGAGTTGGTCGAAAAGGGATCTCAAAAAGCCGTCTCGTCCTGGTGGTATTTCCGAGCCGATGCGCCGCCGGACTATTCCAGCTATATGTATGCGGCGGTAGCCGTTGCATTGGCCTTGGGGTTTCAGTTTGTCTTGATCAGAAAACTCAAGAAAGGGCAGTGAGCATGAAGGCGGCACGGCTGGGTGTCATTGGGTTGGTGGTTGGGGTAGTGGGGGGCGCGACCTTGATCACGGGAGGGTGCGCGAACGAGCAAGAGAAGCGGGGACACGAGCTCTATACTCACTATTGCAGTGACTGTCATGGTGAGAGCGGTAAGCAAAACCAAGGGTTTAATTGGTCCGCCATGCCGGATCCGAAACCGAAAGATCTGTCCAACAAATCCGAAATGGGGACGTTCAAGGACGAGGACCTCTTCAGTACGATTTCACGCGACATGTTGGACACGAGCGAGGAGGGCGGCGATCCGATCGGAGACGACGACTTTGCGGTTCCGACGATGCCGACGTTCAAATATACGTTGTCCGAGGATGAAATTTGGGCGATCGTCGGACACGTCCGCACGTTGCACGGGATGAAGATGGAATTCAATGTCGCGGGGCGCAAGACCGTGCTTGAAGAAGGGCTGAAGGCAGCCCAGGCTAAGTTTGAGCAGACCAAGCAGGCCTATGAAGCGGCAGAGAAGAAAGCGAGCGACGAAGCCGAGCGGAAGAGTGAGCAGTTGAAGAAAGATGTGGACGTAGACGAATCCGCCTATGCGGCTGAACAAGCGGCGATGGTGCAAGCCAAGAAAGAGATGGATGCGGCACAGGTTGCACTCAACAACTTCTCCACCAGGCCGGGCAAGGGGGTCAGTATCCCAAGACCGGATCTGACGGTCAAGCCCGCGGAAGCTGCAAAATTGGCCGATCGTGGGAAAAGACTCTACGAAAATAAGTATGGTTGTAACGGGTGCCACAATCTTGCCGGTGAAGGCGGCAAGATCGGCCCTGCCTTGGATCGAGCAGGATTTCGGCTGAACGCGACCTGGATCTACCGCTGGCTGAAAAATCCTCAGGCTATGGATACACACACGCGTATGCCGGCATTGGGATTGAATGACGCGGACGCAAAGGCCGTGACCCTGTATGTCGCCACGTTACGTGCACCCAAGGCGGAGCCTGTCGTGCAGAAGCCGACCGAAAAGCCTTAGCAGGCTGCGGAAAAATTGGGTGATGTCAAAAATATGGACGGGAGTCTCCGTCAAACTCATTTCGGGCTCCTCAATAAGACGGTTGATCTCACCCTCTGACCCCTGGCGCGCGCAGACGCGCCGCTCCACAAGCAAGGCCGCAGCGCGATCCGCGGTGCGACGAATAAGGAGACGCAGGGCGCGATGAACAGAGATCGCCATGTCTGTGCGAGTCGCAGAGTTGACAGTGTCACCTGATCCCCAGGGTCTAAAGGCGAGGCGTATTCTTTTCACCCACCTCCCCCGAGCGGGTAGAGCAGCTCTCTCGCGGTTCGGTACGTTACCCCGCTGAAGTTCACGCCGCGCCGAATAAGGCACGGCACGCCCGTGAACGCAGCCGAGATGGTAGGACGGCTGTGTCCCCCGGGAATGCCAGAGGAGGATTTTTGTAAGCAGCCTGCTACCGTTCTGAGTCTGAAGTGAGTTGGATAGGTCCAGCTGGTCGAGTGGTCGTCAATCAAACAATTGGTTGTGAAAATTATAATGTGAACTTCAACCCCACGATAGTGGGGTCATTCAACCCTAGTTAACGAAAGCGCATCCATGCTAAGCATGAAGGGCCATTTGGCTCTTGATATTTGCTCGGCTAACAGATTCTGACAGCAACAGCACCTCCCCTGGCAGCTGGCAGAGTAACGTTGGAGCGACGAGTGGGAATTTCGACATTGCGCTGGGCACGTCCTTCACGATCGAGCCCTTTGCATGAACAGGGAGTACAGATTTTGCGCCTCGCAATCATGGTCATGCTGACGATCACAATACACGCCGCCGCTCCTGGACTATCGGAAGCGTGTCTTGGTGGTCGGGAAGGAGATGCAGGTTTGAGTCCAGGTAGCACATTGCTCGAGTCAGCGTTGCAAGGACCGATCATGCTTCGCGCTGAAGGGGTCCGTATCGTGCTGCGTCCACCACAAGATCTCGCACGGCTCGCGCCAGGCGAATTGCTACGCCGGGCAGTTGTAAGTCGGCGCCTGATTTTGCTGCTGTGCGACCTCCGCGCTGCGGAGACTCCCGAAACGTTGTTCAGTATCTACCTCAACCTGCTGGAACGGGCTGACCAGGCCTCGCGCGCGAGTCACTTACTCGCTCAATTCAACTTCTTCTCGGCGGTACGGCCCGGTGACACGACAATGCCCGTCTGG from Nitrospira sp. encodes:
- a CDS encoding cytochrome c encodes the protein MSEVAQLQLISLGIVGFGILILLFIRATFLRVTGFVAIVLGLFSLTCLAVPQMASLPPAEEKIDIASIKTPTDIAAIGQTVFFSKGQCALCHSIGPSESARCPDLKGIGAKLSRGFLYESLTDPQAFVYHDYRHGGVPKEYPATMPAINKDPIGLSKNEILAVIAFLQQMSGEPISISASELEIPGQAPSAPVKAAESALVADAHTH
- a CDS encoding cytochrome c, with product MGALGKPIILMVAMYLFLKFVLPNIPGSAPLPSSLIFLYLLLTASGIVIYETLSGESKDAFWGPMQRFLTGEGSGGLQVLRYGVLILFPLLVGWETYGSTASSDLPPTEGRTIHPAPPGEYTGLSNPVPKTPENIMQGKGFYAAFCSPCHGGNFDGKGPAARGFNPPPANFADPTTIAMLQESYLFWRIKKGGVGLPIEGAPWKSAMPRWEVELPDEWIWKIIMGEYDGAHQSPRTWE
- a CDS encoding ethylbenzene dehydrogenase-related protein; its protein translation is MKPVNHMMKQVLWGGAAVIVTLVLYGAPFSFAQESVAVRAALVTGGLPLDDPNAAAWSSVAPASFPMSPQVHWPNRIQEVTVKDVSVRALHDGKQVVFLLEYADPTQDPDDGAALEFMVGDKKAHFAHGQPMLQVEGGPVNIWFWKNKANKAVDMSAKGFGTLKPQVHQDVNAKAAYSNGKWKIVFSRNLSNEHPDEDVQITPGQFISIAFAVWDGRKDAAGELVEKGSQKAVSSWWYFRADAPPDYSSYMYAAVAVALALGFQFVLIRKLKKGQ
- a CDS encoding c-type cytochrome; this translates as MKAARLGVIGLVVGVVGGATLITGGCANEQEKRGHELYTHYCSDCHGESGKQNQGFNWSAMPDPKPKDLSNKSEMGTFKDEDLFSTISRDMLDTSEEGGDPIGDDDFAVPTMPTFKYTLSEDEIWAIVGHVRTLHGMKMEFNVAGRKTVLEEGLKAAQAKFEQTKQAYEAAEKKASDEAERKSEQLKKDVDVDESAYAAEQAAMVQAKKEMDAAQVALNNFSTRPGKGVSIPRPDLTVKPAEAAKLADRGKRLYENKYGCNGCHNLAGEGGKIGPALDRAGFRLNATWIYRWLKNPQAMDTHTRMPALGLNDADAKAVTLYVATLRAPKAEPVVQKPTEKP